The DNA segment ctctgtttGGTTAAAATTCAATAtccaacatttaaaaaaaatcaccaacaACCCAAGGGCAACATAGTCACTCCACACCCACCCATGACCTTTTCTTAAACAGCCTCTACATTTTCCTTTCCACCCTCGtcacaagaaaaaagaaaactcccctTAAACCCCCccgttcttttcttttctctatttgCTCTAAGCAAAAACCACCACTCCACACCACACCACCACCATGGCATCAAGAGCAAAAACTCCCCTTAACACTCTCTCCTCTTTCACATTCACACtctttctctcattctctctccTCCAACTTTCTCTCTCCTCCCCCACCACCATCCACGACCTTCTCCGCTCCAAAGGCTTACCACCGGGGCTCCTCCCGGAGGAGGTGAAATCCTACACCTTCTCTGAAACTGGGCACTTGGAAGTGTTCCTGGACGCACCGTGCCTCACCAAATACGAGAACAGAGTCCTCTTCGAACAAGTCGTCACTGCTAACCTCACCTACGGAAGCCTCATAGGAGTGGAGGGTCTCCAGCAAGAAGAACTCTTCGTGTGGCTACCTGTCAAGGACATTATCGTAAATGACCCCTCTTCCGGGTTGATACTCTTTGACATTGGCCTCGCCCACAAACAGCTCTCGCTCTCCCTCTTTGAAGATCCACCTCACTGCAAAAATCAaggtataaattaattataactatAATAATTTCGATCACACTACTACTacccctcaattttttttatttggatctCCTTTTAAACATGGTTTTCACTgagatttttttctatataatgTTAGTTGTTGattggtagttttttttttaaagaagaaaattgtattcaggattttttttctcttttatttttcattttcccaCTAAGTAAAACTTATAATTCTTTGTTTTCACTTAGATCTGCCACTACCCTTTTGATACTACTTTCCAAAACTATATATGCAACAATATTGGGTCACACTGCAAACAATTGAGAGTTCTTTGACCATATCAATTATCAATCTACTGTCTCCTGCAGTCTTTCTGAATGAttctacattatttttaaatttttttaccattttttgggagtgtgagtgaggcactgaattttttttggaattttgtgTTGATCGAGGTTTCTGTTGTTTTGTGCAAAAGAAAAACAGCTGCTCCTTCTCACAGCTTCATTCATGACTCTCGGTTTCACGAACTGAATACTTGTGGAGTTACAGCAGaagctattttataaaataaa comes from the Glycine soja cultivar W05 chromosome 6, ASM419377v2, whole genome shotgun sequence genome and includes:
- the LOC114417006 gene encoding uncharacterized protein LOC114417006, with protein sequence MASRAKTPLNTLSSFTFTLFLSFSLLQLSLSSPTTIHDLLRSKGLPPGLLPEEVKSYTFSETGHLEVFLDAPCLTKYENRVLFEQVVTANLTYGSLIGVEGLQQEELFVWLPVKDIIVNDPSSGLILFDIGLAHKQLSLSLFEDPPHCKNQGGLRNHVRKEKGFFEALR